In Brachypodium distachyon strain Bd21 chromosome 2, Brachypodium_distachyon_v3.0, whole genome shotgun sequence, one genomic interval encodes:
- the LOC100843561 gene encoding transcription termination factor MTERF4, chloroplastic, which translates to MMKSLFLFSAHPKPPLPLLPSPNLRKLLRLRASSYSSASTSSRPRPARSSPGPARPRQPSSLYARPSLLDMERDRAARRADVDAFLVSLGVDPGELAGLELPATVDVMRERVEFLRSLGLEPEDLAAYPLALGCSVRKNMVPVLDYLGKIGVRRNELPQLLRRYPQVLHASIVVDLAPVVKYLQGMDVRPGDVPRVLERYPELLGFKLEGTMSTSVAYLVGIGVTRRQVGAVITRFPEVLGMRVGKIIKPFVEHLQGIGLQRLAVARIIEKKPYVLGFGLEERVKPNIEALLEFGVRKEALASIVIQYPDILGIELREKLVAQQSLFESNILVNHDDFGRVIERMPQAINLGRAAVLKHVNFLTACGFLLSQVSKMVVACPQLLALNMDIMKMNFEYFQNEMERDLEELVEFPAFFTYGLESTVRYRHEIVAKKGFTCSLAWLLNCSDAKFDERMKYDTIGVEEMEAENSFDTNRFVEKVQDEDDEDVDEDSDYDDSDGDEFIE; encoded by the coding sequence ATGATGAagtccctcttcctcttctccgccCACCCCAAGCCGCCCCtgcccctcctcccctcccccaacCTCCGCaagctcctccgcctccgcgcctcctcctactccagcgcctccacctcgtCCCGTCCTCGCCCGGCTCGCAGCTCCCCAGGGCCCGCCCGCCCCCGCCAGCCCTCCTCCCTCTACGCCCGCCCGAGTCTCCTCGACATGGAGcgcgaccgcgccgcccgccgcgccgacgtCGACGccttcctcgtctccctcgGCGTCGACCCGGGGGAGCTCGCTGGCCTCGAGCTCCCCGCCACCGTCGACGTCATGCGGGAGCGCGTCGAGTTCCTCCGCTCCCTCGGACTCGAGCCCGAGGACCTCGCCGCCTACCCGCTCGCGCTCGGCTGCAGCGTCCGCAAGAACATGGTCCCCGTCCTTGACTACCTCGGCAAGATCGGCGTCCGCCGCAACGAGCTCCCGCAGCTGCTCCGCCGCTACCCGCAGGTGCTCCACGCcagcatcgtcgtcgacctcgctCCCGTCGTCAAGTACCTCCAGGGGATGGACGTCAGGCCCGGCGACGTGCCGCGCGTGCTCGAGCGCTACCCGGAGCTCCTCGGGTTCAAGCTAGAGGGCACCATGAGCACGTCTGTTGCCTACCTCGTCGGCATTGGCGTGACCAGGCGGCAGGTCGGCGCCGTCATCACCCGTTTCCCTGAGGTGCTCGGCATGCGGGTGGGGAAGATCATAAAACCTTTCGTCGAACACCTTCAGGGCATTGGGCTGCAGAGGCTGGCTGTTGCAAGAATTATTGAGAAGAAGCCGTATGTCCTTGGGTTTGGGTTGGAGGAAAGGGTGAAGCCTAATATTGAGGCGCTTCTAGAATTTGGGGTTAGGAAAGAGGCGCTGGCATCCATTGTGATACAGTACCCTGATATTCTTGGAATTGAGCTCAGAGAGAAACTTGTTGCGCAGCAGAGCTTGTTCGAATCAAACATTTTGGTCAACCATGATGATTTTGGAAGGGTGATCGAGAGGATGCCACAAGCCATAAACCTCGGGCGAGCTGCAGTTCTAAAGCATGTTAACTTCCTCACAGCTTGTGGTTTCTTGCTCTCTCAGGTGAGCAAGATGGTCGTGGCGTGTCCTCAGTTGCTCGCATTGAACATGGATATAATGAAGATGAACTTCGAGTACTTTCAGAATGAAATGGAGAGGGATTTGGAGGAGCTGGTTGAGTTCCCTGCATTCTTTACTTATGGCCTCGAATCGACTGTAAGATATCGGCATGAGATTGTGGCTAAGAAGGGATTCACATGCTCTCTTGCATGGCTGCTTAACTGTTCTGATGCGAAATTTGATGAGCGCATGAAGTATGATACAATTGGGGTTGAGGAAATGGAAGCTGAGAATTCCTTTGACACAAATAGGTTTGTGGAGAAAGTACAAGATGAGGATGACGAAGATGTGGACGAGGATAGCGATTATGATGACAGCGATGGTGATGAGTTCATTGAATAA
- the LOC100821303 gene encoding transcription termination factor MTERF8, chloroplastic → MFPSICRRRLVFLIRQIPGDGTSLFQSIPDAIPLARSYSSTAVAGAPNSALCSAAATASYLVSCGFSTADAATLTTARNFRIRSPEKADAARALLRSYGFTDADIVRMARSYSMILNADPERIIRPKLDFFAALGFEPGKLATAPFVLARSLDKHIVPCIQFLRGIIASDDLIRLGFSRCPRALMVDPENNMRPAVEALRRCGLPDAAISKLLVIHMGVLMLSPDRIIQIFQDLKAIDMCVEDSRFLYCFRVMSSVKRETWLRKLALYKSLGLSEGEVIKAFKTQPTILLSADETIKKKVRFFVDELKLEISDIVERAVTLAYSMEKCILPRCAVLSVLMKEGKIQRDINLLPALLGSSRAFSARFVSRYADDVPDVVKAYEGKIKFEGFGYHS, encoded by the coding sequence ATGTTCCCCTCCatctgccggcggcggctcgtcTTCCTCATCCGCCAAATCCCCGGCGACGGCACAAGCCTCTTCCAGTCCATCCCTGACGCCATCCCTCTCGCCCGCAGCTACTCATCaaccgccgtcgccggtgcCCCCAACTCCGCgctctgctccgccgccgccacagcctCCTACCTCGTTTCGTGCGGCTTCtccaccgccgacgccgccacgcTCACCACAGCCCGCAACTTCCGCATCCGGTCCCCTGAAAAGGCCGACGCTgcccgcgccctcctccgcAGCTACGGCTTCACCGATGCGGACATCGTCCGAATGGCCCGCAGCTACTCGATGATCCTCAACGCCGATCCCGAACGGATCATCCGCCCCAAGCTCGACTTCTTTGCCGCCCTTGGCTTCGAACCCGGCAAGCTCGCCACCGCGCCCTTCGTCCTTGCGCGCAGCCTCGACAAGCACATCGTCCCTTGCATCCAGTTCCTCCGCGGCATCATCGCCAGCGACGACCTCATCCGCCTCGGCTTCTCCCGCTGTCCCCGCGCCCTCATGGTGGACCCCGAAAACAACATGCGCCCCGCAGTGGAAGCACTACGCCGCTGCGGCCTCCCAGATGCGGCCATCTCGAAACTTCTTGTCATCCATATGGGTGTGCTCATGCTTTCGCCGGACCGCATCATTCAAATCTTCCAGGACCTCAAGGCGATCGATATGTGCGTAGAGGACTCGCGCTTTCTCTACTGCTTCCGTGTAATGAGCAGCGTTAAGAGGGAGACATGGCTGCGGAAGTTAGCCTTGTACAAGAGTTTAGGGCTGTCGGAGGGTGAGGTGATCAAGGCCTTCAAGACGCAACCAACAATATTGCTTTCTGCCGATGAGACTATAAAAAAGAAGGTCCGGTTCTTTGTGGACGAGCTGAAGCTTGAAATAAGTGATATAGTGGAGAGGGCTGTGACTCTAGCATATAGCATGGAAAAGTGCATCCTGCCAAGGTGTGCCGTGCTGAGTGTGTTGATGAAGGAGGGGAAGATTCAGAGAGATATCAATTTGCTTCCAGCGTTGCTAGGCAGTTCCAGGGCTTTCTCGGCCAGGTTTGTATCGAGGTATGCTGATGATGTGCCAGATGTTGTTAAGGCTTATGAGGGTAAGATCAAATTTGAAGGATTTGGATATCACAGTTGA